Proteins encoded together in one Lathyrus oleraceus cultivar Zhongwan6 chromosome 5, CAAS_Psat_ZW6_1.0, whole genome shotgun sequence window:
- the LOC127084449 gene encoding protein unc-13 homolog has protein sequence MAQLFRDLSLGHSKRETTPSPPFKIMPPKKPPTIPADDLPSPLGQLSTNLSDSELALTAYEIFVAACRTSSGKPLSSSIANSASNSHSVSPSQNSVGIQRSLTSTAASKVKKAFGLKSPGSGSKKSPGSGSGSGSGLGKVKRPLTVGELMRNQMRVSEAMDSRVRRALLRISAGQVGRRIESVVVPLELMQQLKASDFTDQQEYDEWQKRTLKVLEAGLILHPYIPLDKSNSAGQRLRQIIHGALDRPIETGKNNEPMQVLRSAVMTLANRSYDGSLTDSCHWADGIPLNLRLYEMLLQSCFDVNDESSIIDDFDELMEQIKKTWGILGLNQTYHNLCFTWVLFHRFVATGQMDLELLSDADGHLAEVAKDAKTTKDSEYSKILSSTLTSILGWAEKRLLAYHETFDSGNVETMEGIVSLGVAAAKILLEDISNEYRRRRKTEVNVARERIETYIRSSLRTAFAQIMEKADSSRRASRNQPNALPLLAILAKDVGSLAMNEKLVFSPILKRWHPLAAGLAVATLHACYGNEMKQFIAGITELTPDAVQVLRAADQLEKDLVQIAVEDSVDSDDGGKAVIREMPPYEAEGAIANLVKIWIKTRIDRLKDWVDRNLQQELWSPQANQEGYAPSSVEVLRIINETLDAFFQLPIPMHPALLPDVMHGLDRCLQYYVAKSKSGCGSRNTFIPTMPALTRCTIGSKFQGFGKKKEKSPNPQKRNSQVATNGDSSFGIPQLCVRMNTLQWILGEFDVLEKRIITLLRNSESAREEDFSNGLASKFELSSAACLEGIQQLCEAAAYRIVFHDLSHVLWDGLYVGDPSSSRIDPFLQELERNLMFISDNVNEKIRTRIITEIMRASFDGFLFVLLAGGPSRAFSKKDSQIIEDDFKFLKELFWANGDGLPSEIIDKFATTLRSILPLFRTDTESLIEQFRRLTLETYKSSARSRIPLPPTSGQWSPTEPNTLLRVLCHRNDESASKFLKKTYDLPKKL, from the exons ATGGCTCAACTCTTCAGAGACCTATCGTTAGGCCATTCCAAGAGAGAAACAACACCGTCACCGCCGTTCAAGATAATGCCTCCGAAGAAACCACCTACCATCCCCGCCGACGATCTTCCCTCACCGCTCGGTCAACTTTCCACCAACCTCTCCGATTCGGAACTCGCCCTAACTGCCTACGAGATCTTCGTTGCCGCGTGCCGGACTTCGTCAGGTAAGCCGCTGAGTTCGTCTATTGCTAACTCGGCTTCGAATAGTCATTCGGTTTCGCCGAGTCAGAACTCGGTAGGTATTCAGCGATCGCTAACTTCTACGGCGGCTAGTAAGGTTAAGAAGGCTTTTGGATTGAAATCTCCCGGTTCGGGTTCTAAGAAGAGTCCTGGTTCTGGTTCGGGTTCCGGTTCTGGTTTGGGGAAGGTGAAACGGCCGTTGACGGTTGGGGAGCTTATGAGGAATCAGATGAGGGTTTCGGAAGCTATGGATTCGCGTGTCAGACGTGCGTTGCTCAGGATTTCTGCTGGACAG GTTGGAAGAAGGATTGAGTCTGTGGTGGTTCCACTTGAGCTAATGCAGCAGCTCAAGGCTTCGGACTTTACGGATCAACAGGAGTATGATGAATGGCAGAAGAGGACTCTCAAGGTTCTGGAGGCTGGTTTAATTTTGCATCCTTATATACCTTTGGATAAATCCAACTCTGCTGGGCAGAGGCTACGGCAGATTATTCATGGTGCTTTGGATAGGCCCATTGAAACTGGGAAGAACAATGAGCCCATGCAGGTTCTTCGTAGTGCTGTTATGACTCTTGCAAATAGGTCTTATGATGGATCTCTCACTGATTCATGCCACTGGGCAGATGGGATTCCATTGAATCTCAGGCTTTATGAAATGCTTCTACAGTCCTGCTTTGATGTTAATGATGAATCATCAATTATTGATGATTTTGATGAGCTAATGGAACAAATTAAGAAGACCTGGGGAATACTTGGATTAAACCAGACATATCATAATCTTTGTTTTACTTGGGTTTTATTTCATCGATTCGTTGCTACTGGCCAGATGGATTTGGAGCTTCTGTCTGATGCTGATGGCCATCTAGCTGAAGTTGCAAAAGATGCAAAGACAACAAAAGATTCCGAGTATTCCAAAATTTTGAGTTCGACATTGACTTCAATATTGGGATGGGCAGAGAAAAGGCTTCTTGCATACCATGAAACTTTTGATAGTGGTAATGTTGAAACTATGGAGGGCATAGTCTCTTTAGGGGTAGCAGCGGCTAAGATATTGCTTGAAGACATATCTAATGAGTATCGCAGGAGGAGAAAAACTGAAGTCAACGTGGCCCGGGAAAGAATTGAAACTTATATAAGGTCATCTCTACGTACTGCCTTTGCCCAG ATAATGGAGAAAGCAGACTCAAGCAGGAGGGCATCAAGAAACCAGCCAAATGCCCTCCCTCTCCTTGCCATTCTTGCAAAGGATGTAGGCAGCCTGGCAATGAATGAAAAGCTAGTGTTCAGCCCGATACTCAAGAGATGGCATCCTTTGGCAGCAGGTCTTGCTGTGGCTACCCTTCATGCATGCTATGGAAACGAAATGAAGCAATTCATTGCAGGTATCACAGAATTGACCCCAGATGCTGTTCAAGTGTTAAGAGCAGCAGACCAGTTGGAGAAAGACCTTGTGCAGATAGCTGTTGAGGATTCAGTAGACAGTGATGATGGTGGCAAAGCAGTAATTCGTGAGATGCCTCCTTACGAGGCTGAAGGTGCAATTGCCAATCTTGTAAAAATATGGATAAAGACTAGAATAGACAGACTAAAAGACTGGGTTGATAGAAATCTTCAACAAGAG CTTTGGAGTCCACAAGCAAATCAGGAAGGATACGCCCCGTCTTCTGTTGAAGTTCTGCGAATCATAAATGAGACTCTGGATGCATTCTTTCAGCTTCCAATACCAATGCATCCTGCATTGCTTCCTGATGTGATGCATGGCCTTGATAGATGCCTTCAATATTATGTTGCTAAGTCAAAATCTGGCTGTG GATCACGAAATACATTTATTCCAACAATGCCGGCACTGACGAGATGCACTATTGGCTCAAAATTTCAAGGCTTTGGGAAGAAAAAAGAGAAATCTCCAAATCCTCAGAAGAGAAACTCTCAGGTTGCAACAAATGGGGATAGCTCTTTTGGGATACCACAGCTGTGTGTTCGCATGAATACTTTGCAGTGGATCCTGGGTGAATTTGATGTTCTGGAAAAACGAATAATTACTCTTCTACGGAATTCAGAATCTGCTCGAGAAGAAGATTTTTCAAATGGATTAGCAAGTAAATTTGAACTATCTTCAGCCGCGTGTCTTGAAGGAATTCAGCAACTCTGTGAGGCTGCAGCATATAGAATTGTCTTCCATGATCTAAGCCATGTTTTGTGGGATGGTCTGTATGTTGGGGATCCATCATCTTCCAGGATTGATCCATTTCTTCAGGAACTTGAGCGGAACTTAATGTTCATTTCAGACAATGTTAATGAAAAAATTCGCACCCGTATTATTACTGAAATAATGAGAGCCTCCTTTGATGGATTCTTGTTTGTATTGCTCGCTGGAGGTCCCTCTCGTGCTTTTTCCAAGAAGGACTCACAGATCATAGAGGATGATTTCAAGTTTCTAAAGGAGTTGTTTTGGGCGAATGGGGACGGCCTGCCTTCTGAAATAATAGACAAGTTTGCAACTACCCTGAGGTCTATCCTTCCCCTTTTCAGGACAGACACAGAGAGCCTCATTGAGCAGTTTAGACGGTTAACCCTTGAGACATATAAATCTTCAGCCAGGTCTAGAATTCCATTACCTCCAACTTCTGGACAGTGGAGTCCAACTGAACCAAATACATTATTACGTGTTTTATGCCATAGAAACGATGAATCAGCTTCCAAGTTTCTTAAAAAGACATATGATCTGCCTAAGAAACTTTGA